GGTGGTAATCACCGTGAGCACCTCCCTTGGTTGCCTGGAAATAGTCGCTCTGGGCCGGTTGTATATCTCCCAGCCCCGGACCTCCCCTCACAACGTTCACGAACACAGCCGGAAGCATGGCTCCGGCTATGTAGGAGACTCCCTCCTGCATCAAGCTGAAGCCTGGACTGGAAGTAGATGTCATCACCCGGTTTCCAGTGCAGGCAGCCCCGTAAACCATGTTGACGGCCGCGACCTCACTCTCGGACTGCAGGAATACACCATTGACCTGTGGCATTCTACGGGCCATATATTCGGTGAACTCGGATTGGGGAGTTATGGGATATCCAAAATAAAGGCGGCAACCGGCCCTTACGGCGGCCTCGGCCATCGCTTCGTTTCCCTTGACCATTACTTTTTCGGCCATGTTTATCCCTCCTTCAGACCTTCGCCGTATCTTTGAAGACGGTTATAGCTGTGTCAGGGCACATCATGTAGCAGAAACCGCATCCGATACAGTTGTCGGGATCGTGCTGTCTGGCTGGATGATAGCCCTTGCTATTGAACTTTTCGGAGAAACTGAGTACTTTCTTCGGACAGAAGTTAATGCAAAGGCCGCAACCTTTACAACGTTCTTCGTCGATTTTCACGAAATTCTTACTCATTCTCTACCCTCCCAAGGATTTTTCATGTATTTGATTATACGAAACTCGTGATACCTTCCTTTCAGAAAATTTACACAATTCATGACGACGGTGAAGGCCACGGGTATTGCCGTTATTTTCGAGATCTTTTCGATAAAGTCCTCTCCGTACAGTATCTCTTTTTCAGTCGTTTCCGGGCCGATGTTGGAGTTGTTCACGAGAAAGTCTATCCTCATTCTCGATCTCTGCCCCAGTCTCTCGACGTGTGATACTGCGTTGGCGACCGTATCGTTGAAAGGTCTGTATGGATTCAAAACGTAGAAAGTTGTGCACCTCTCCAACGGCAATCTCCGGCTCAGAGAGGATAGAACCACCGCACCGTCGTCGTTGCCACCAACATCTATTACAATTCTGTATTCGGGGTTTTCCACGTAACCAAAGACTTCAGGGGGTATGATCGGAAGATCTGCTTGGGCAAGCTTTCCCGCCGGCGCAATTATCTTTATGCCATCTTTTTCGAAGGTTTCCCTGAGATCTCTCGATCTGTAATAAGGGCTGACGGTATCTATATCGGCTAGCGCTACTCTCTGTCCGGACCTCGAAAGCGATTGTGCGAAATTGAGAGCGATCTCCGTCTTTCCACTTCCGAACATTCCCATGAATATCAGTATCTTACCGGGAAAGTCCATCGTACTCTCTGGCCTCCTCTGAACCTTCTATAACCCTGAGACCGGCCATGGCGAGAGCCAGTTCTTCGTTCCCGCCCGGCACGATGTCTATCGGGGCTATGAAAGAAAGCTTTTCAGTGAGCCAGGGGATCATGAAATTCTTGTCGTAAGCTATACCACCGGTGATTATTATAGAATCCACTTCGCCTCTGAGAGCGGCGGCCATCTTTCCAGCCCATTTGATTATCTGATAGGCCATCGCTTTGTAAGCCATCTTGCAGTTTTGGTCACCTTGACGAATGTACATCTGGACTTTCTGGCAATCTGTCGTACCGGTGTAGGCCATCAATCCGCCCTTGCCCTTTATAAGTTTTTTCATTTCGTCTTTTGTGTAAGTGCCGGAGAAACAGAGCTTTATAAGACCGGTCAGCGGTAGAGTCCCCGATCTTTCTGGGCTGAAAGGGCCATCACCGTCGAGCGCGTTGTTGACGTCGATGACCTTTCCCTTTCTGTGGGCACCTATTGAAATACCTCCACCCATGTGAATAACCACTAGATTCATCTCTTCATACCTTTTACCATACCTTGCAGCTACCTGTCTTGCAACAGCCTTCTGGTTGAGCGCGTGGAATATCGATCTTCTCTTGAAGTCGGGATGGCCGGAATACTTGGCGAGCGGTTCCATCTCATCGACCACCACGGGATCGGCGATGAAGACCGGTATATCCCTGCCGCTCTCGCTTAAAAGTTCTCTGGCCAGTATTGCCCCGAGATTCGAGGCGTGTTCTCCATACCGGGCTGTTTTCAGGTCCTCTATCATACTATCATTCACATAGTATGTACCACCCTGGAGAGGTTTGAGCATTCCACCCCTTCCGACTATCAGGTCAATTCTATCCAGCGGATAGCCGCTTTTCTGGAGAAATTCGACTATCAATTTCTTGCGAAAGATCCTCTGCTCGTAGAGAGTGTTGAACTGAGAGAGTTCCTCTGGCTGGTGTCTTATGGTGTGTTCCCTGATAAGCTCACGATCATTGAAAAGTGCGAGTTTGGTAGATGTGGAGCCGGGATTGATTACCAGAACAATCGGCATTCATACCCCTCCCGCCAGTACGACGTTGAGTGCTATGGACTGGAGTTTCGTCCTCTCGGAGTCGGCTCTGGATGTCAAAATTATTGGCACCTTTCCGCCGACTATCGTACTTGCCAGCTCTGCACCCGATAAAAAGGCCATCGCTTTGTAAAAGATGTTTCCGGCTTCGATATCGGGTACTATAACTATGTCGGCGTCTCCCGCCACCGGGCTGACTATTCCCTTATGCTTCGCGGCTTCGGCCGAAATCGCGTTATCCAGGGCAAAGGGACCATCGACCTCAACCGCACCAAGCTGACCACGGGCGGCCATTTGAGAGAGAACCGCCGCATCAATAGTAGCCGGCATCTTAGGATTAACGACTTCAACTGCCGCCAGCACGGCCACCTTTGGCACTTCAATACCCAGAGCTCTGGCGACTGAAGCTGCATTCACGATGGAGTCGGCTTTCTGTTGGAGATCTGGAGATATAACCATTCCAGCGTCAGTAACCAGGAGGAGTTTGTGATACCTTTCCAGTTCGAAGATAGTCACCAGATTCATGGTTCTGCCTGTCTTTAGGTTGAAATCATCCTTGAGAAAGGCACTCAGAAGCTCCCCAGTCTTTATATACCCTTTCATGAGAAGCTGACTCTCACCTGAGCAGACCGAAAGTATCGCACCGGTTATTGATTCTGTTTTATTTTTGCAATCTATGATCGTGTAACCTTCTTTGAAATTCAAGGCCGAACACATCTCTTCTATCTTATCGGCCGAACCGTAGAAGCGGAAGGTGGCGATTCCCTCGAGATAAGCCTCCTTCGCCGACGAGATAACCACCTCATCTTCGGCGGCAGCAACTGCAACTACTTTCGGATTTTTCTTTGCCAGTTTCACGAGCGTAGAAAGATTGGTTATCAAAGTACCACCTCCAGATGGAACTCTTTCGCTTTTTCAACACCGGAAAGCACACGCTCGGCTCCTAAGGCCAGCGACATGAGCTCATTCTCACCGGGTTCTATAACAACGAGAGCGAATCTGCTCACGTATCCTTTGATCATTTCTACGAAGCTGCTGTTGTAAGCCATGCCTCCCGTGAGAACTATCGCGTCTATCTGTCCACCTGCTACAGCGCACATTCCGCCTATCTCTTTGGCGATCCCGTAGGCCATGGCTTCGATCACTTCGCGTGCCTTTTCATCGCTTCTGGCCATTTCCATGGCTACCCTTAGATCATCGGTACCCAGATAGGCGATCATTCCACCAGCTTTGGTGTACCGAGATAACAGCTCCTTTTCGGATAGCCCGCTGCTGAAACAGGCTTCCACGATGCTTCCAACGGGCAGTTCTCCCGATCTCGTTGGACTGAAGGGGCCTTCATCGTTCGCGTTGTTTACATCGACCATCTTTCCTCTCAATTGAAGTCCAACGGATATCCCCCCTCCCAGATGTACCACCACCAGGTTGAGACTCTCGACATTTCTTCCAAATTCAGCCGCCACCTGCCTCGCCGCCGCCTTCATGTTAAGCGCGTGCAAGAGTGAAACCCTGGGTATCTGTGGGAGACCCGAGTAGCGGGCCTCGGGCGAAAACTCATCAACTGAAACCGGGTCGGTTATGAAGACAGGAATACTGCCGCGCGACAGCTCCATTCCTATTGGGGCAGCCAGATTTGCAGGGTGATCCATTTTGGAACTGTTAAGCAGATATTGGCACATCTCTTCATTCACCCTGTATGTACCGCTTTCCATGGGGGGAAGTATTCCTCCCCGGCAGGCAATCGCATCGAACTGCTCGAGAGGGATATCTTTGACAGCGAGATAACTCCGTATCTCCTCGGCTCTCGATGCCACTCCCTTATCGTTTGATGAATCCTCATGCTTCATGTGCTTCAAAGATTCGGCTACTATCAGCATAGAGTCTTCGAAAACACCTATTTTTGTGGAAGTCGACCCCGGATTAATAACCAGAACTTTCATAGTTTCACTCCCTCAAAGAAGATTCCTTTCCTTGCCGTATTCCATAATAACCTTCTTCAATCTTCTAACTCCTTCTACTATGTCGTTTTTTGGAGGGAGACAGAAGGAGAGTCGCATCGAGTTCTTACAGGTATCGTCCAGTGAAAAAGCGATTCCCGGTACGAAGAGGATGTTTTCGGATTTTCCCATTTCAAGCATTTCATCTGTGTTGAAGCCTTCCGGAAGTGTGAACCATATGAAGAGACCCCCATCTGGCCTGGTCCAATGGAAACCTTCCATGTCACCGAAGTTTTTCTCCAGTTCTGCCAGCATCAGGTCTTTCTTCTCTTTGTAAAGGGCTATGGTCGGCTTAATCTGAGCCATGATGTCGTGTCTCTGAAGGTACCTGGCCGCCAGCCTCTGAGTCAAACTGGGTGTGCAGAGATCGGCCGCCTGTTTGGCCATGACCATCTTTCTAATAACATCGTGGTTACCGATAACAACTCCGAGTCTCAATCCGGGCGAGAGTATCTTGCTGAAAGTTTTGAGTAGCAGAACCCTGTCTTTTCCTCCAATTTTGAATATGGAATCTATGGGTTCGCCGTCGTATCTGAGATCTCCATATGGATCGTCTTCGACGATCAGAACATCGTACTTTTCGGCTATTTCCACCAGCCGCTTTCTCTTGGCCAGAGAAATCGTGACTCCTCCTGGGTTGTGAAAGTTTGATATGACGTATATGAACTTGACCTTTCCTATATCTCCCCTTGTCTTAATCTCTTCAAGGCTCTGTTCCAATTCATCGAGATCTACGCCGTCTTCGGTGAGATTCATGTAAACGTACTGTCTGGACCTCAACGAGAAGGTGCTGGCCGCTCCCAGATAGACTGGCTTGGATACGAAGTAGATGCTGTCCTCGTCAAGAAAGATTTTACTAACCAGATCTAACGCACTCTGAGAACCAACGGTTATGAGAAGGTTGTCCAACTCCAGACCTTCGATCCCGTTCTCTCTCTTGAGAAGGGCGATGAACTCCTCTTTCAGTATCGGATCGCCTTCGGTAGATGCGTACTGCAATGTATATCTGTATTCGTTTTCCAGTATTTCTCTGGATATTTCCGCCATCTCGTGTCTTGGAAAGGTCTCCGGGTCTGGAACTCCCCCACCAAAGGAGATCATTCCGGGTTTGCCGGTGACTTTGAGTAACTCTCTTATAATATTAGACTTCATCCTTTTGGCGATCTTGGAAAACTTATCCGTCATTGTGGAACACCCCCTAATTGTGTTTTTCAACTTATGTTTCAATATTTTAGAAGCAAAAATATGCCAGACCGTTCACCAAAGCGAGTCTGGCATTTATAGCTGATTATAGAATATCAAGTTACAGAGAAGCATATGTTGTGCAAGTATTTGCACGCAACCTTATTCAATTATGCAAACCTCTGCACTTATACACAGTAAGTAACTTAAAAATCGAAGAACTTTCCGTATCCAACCTTGAAATTGAATCCCAGCTTCTCGCCTAACGAGAGCAACGACGAAAACAAAAACTCCTGTTTGCCCTCGGGGCTGTAGTGCAGATTGAAGCTCAGTAAGGTCTTTCCGGTGATCGGTTCGGCCAATCTGTACCATTCGTATTCGAAAGGTTCACCATAATAATCATCGATCTTGTAAACGCCCGACCTAAGATACTCGAGGCGGATTTCTGCCAGTAATTTCTCCGTTTCATAAGAGAGTGCGAGAAGGTCCAGAGTCACATCAGGACCGTAAGGAAATCCGTAAAAGCCGTTGACAACCACGTACTGTCCACCCTCGATGTCGCTGGCATTGAAGCGGATCGGATTAGTGTACTTTCCCTCTTCGAAGTCTCTGTTGTAGAGGTAGGGGGTGCTGTGGTAATGTTCGTACTTCAGCTTCAGTCCTCCGGAGCTATCGAAAACCGTTTTTTCGCGGAGTGTGAACTGACTGTCCCACAGAAGAGGACCGGAGTAATTCCCCCCATCGATAAAAGTATATGTACCGCCAGCGTACCAACCCAGAGAAGTGGGGTTTTTCGTTCTGTCTCCCGGTATCAATATATCGTCGGCATACAGCAAACCATACATGTCGAAACGGTCGAGATCCAACTCCAGGAAGATACCGGCGTTCACATTTGAGTTCCGGGCGTAATTGTTGTGGAAGATGGTGAAGGGGCTGAGGTCTCTCAAGTCGGGAAAAGTTTTGCTAATCAGGTTGGTCTCTACCAGGCCCAATCTCAGGAATTGGTTGCTGAAGCCAAAGGAGTGACCTATCAACGTTTTGGGACTGTTATAGACCGATCTATCGGAAGAGATGATAAAAAAGTTGTAGTAATATCTGCCGTAGGAGACTTCCGTGTTCAAATCGAACCATATATGTTCGAAGTAAGGAACAGTCTCCGACAACACAAAGTTGTATGTGGCCGGCCCGAAGTGTAGCTTTCTTTTGCCTACCGAAAGTCTGATTAGAGAGTTCTCGTATTCGG
This portion of the Mesotoga infera genome encodes:
- a CDS encoding 4Fe-4S dicluster domain-containing protein, with translation MSKNFVKIDEERCKGCGLCINFCPKKVLSFSEKFNSKGYHPARQHDPDNCIGCGFCYMMCPDTAITVFKDTAKV
- a CDS encoding nucleotide-binding protein — protein: MDFPGKILIFMGMFGSGKTEIALNFAQSLSRSGQRVALADIDTVSPYYRSRDLRETFEKDGIKIIAPAGKLAQADLPIIPPEVFGYVENPEYRIVIDVGGNDDGAVVLSSLSRRLPLERCTTFYVLNPYRPFNDTVANAVSHVERLGQRSRMRIDFLVNNSNIGPETTEKEILYGEDFIEKISKITAIPVAFTVVMNCVNFLKGRYHEFRIIKYMKNPWEGRE
- the buk gene encoding butyrate kinase; the encoded protein is MPIVLVINPGSTSTKLALFNDRELIREHTIRHQPEELSQFNTLYEQRIFRKKLIVEFLQKSGYPLDRIDLIVGRGGMLKPLQGGTYYVNDSMIEDLKTARYGEHASNLGAILARELLSESGRDIPVFIADPVVVDEMEPLAKYSGHPDFKRRSIFHALNQKAVARQVAARYGKRYEEMNLVVIHMGGGISIGAHRKGKVIDVNNALDGDGPFSPERSGTLPLTGLIKLCFSGTYTKDEMKKLIKGKGGLMAYTGTTDCQKVQMYIRQGDQNCKMAYKAMAYQIIKWAGKMAAALRGEVDSIIITGGIAYDKNFMIPWLTEKLSFIAPIDIVPGGNEELALAMAGLRVIEGSEEAREYDGLSR
- a CDS encoding bifunctional enoyl-CoA hydratase/phosphate acetyltransferase; this translates as MITNLSTLVKLAKKNPKVVAVAAAEDEVVISSAKEAYLEGIATFRFYGSADKIEEMCSALNFKEGYTIIDCKNKTESITGAILSVCSGESQLLMKGYIKTGELLSAFLKDDFNLKTGRTMNLVTIFELERYHKLLLVTDAGMVISPDLQQKADSIVNAASVARALGIEVPKVAVLAAVEVVNPKMPATIDAAVLSQMAARGQLGAVEVDGPFALDNAISAEAAKHKGIVSPVAGDADIVIVPDIEAGNIFYKAMAFLSGAELASTIVGGKVPIILTSRADSERTKLQSIALNVVLAGGV
- the buk gene encoding butyrate kinase, encoding MKVLVINPGSTSTKIGVFEDSMLIVAESLKHMKHEDSSNDKGVASRAEEIRSYLAVKDIPLEQFDAIACRGGILPPMESGTYRVNEEMCQYLLNSSKMDHPANLAAPIGMELSRGSIPVFITDPVSVDEFSPEARYSGLPQIPRVSLLHALNMKAAARQVAAEFGRNVESLNLVVVHLGGGISVGLQLRGKMVDVNNANDEGPFSPTRSGELPVGSIVEACFSSGLSEKELLSRYTKAGGMIAYLGTDDLRVAMEMARSDEKAREVIEAMAYGIAKEIGGMCAVAGGQIDAIVLTGGMAYNSSFVEMIKGYVSRFALVVIEPGENELMSLALGAERVLSGVEKAKEFHLEVVL
- a CDS encoding aminotransferase-like domain-containing protein, with protein sequence MTDKFSKIAKRMKSNIIRELLKVTGKPGMISFGGGVPDPETFPRHEMAEISREILENEYRYTLQYASTEGDPILKEEFIALLKRENGIEGLELDNLLITVGSQSALDLVSKIFLDEDSIYFVSKPVYLGAASTFSLRSRQYVYMNLTEDGVDLDELEQSLEEIKTRGDIGKVKFIYVISNFHNPGGVTISLAKRKRLVEIAEKYDVLIVEDDPYGDLRYDGEPIDSIFKIGGKDRVLLLKTFSKILSPGLRLGVVIGNHDVIRKMVMAKQAADLCTPSLTQRLAARYLQRHDIMAQIKPTIALYKEKKDLMLAELEKNFGDMEGFHWTRPDGGLFIWFTLPEGFNTDEMLEMGKSENILFVPGIAFSLDDTCKNSMRLSFCLPPKNDIVEGVRRLKKVIMEYGKERNLL